From the Clavibacter phaseoli genome, one window contains:
- a CDS encoding glycosyltransferase family 2 protein: MSRSTHRAPTTGRSPLRFALIRLLAVVTAILGLNYIVWRLLFSVNPEALWIAIPLVLAETYSLIDSLLFGLTMWRARDRPKPPAPQPGLTVDVFIATYNEPLDLVMETARAAQRITYPHKTWVLDDGNRTELRDLAEAEGIGWITRSADWSGRARHAKAGNLNNALLTTEGEFMLILDADQVPVPEILDRTLGYFDDRRMALVQTPQVFVNVPDEDVLGSQAPLFYGPIQQGKDGWNAAFFCGSNAILRREALMLLGVSRYVTDIEISVFRALRTAGDVLDKAREELEPDQLELRKALDDVAYDVRRARAELRRGQALADVTYRFQKRVDSIAARMVQDDMAALNADLAEIAALAGRHSAERDAVSLVDESAMTRLAQRDWSPLGALDAVRAIVRDIDVHRDDDAQSIMPLATISVTEDMATCMRLHGLGWKSAYHDETLAYGLAPEDLPTMLTQRLRWAQGTIQVFFRENPLLQKALSIPQRLMYFATMWSYFSGFTAVVYVAAPIIYLVFGVLPVQALSTDFFSRLIPFLVVNQLLFAVVGRGKRTWRGQQYSLALFPVWISSVTTAVANVFFRKPLDFAVTPKVRAESGKPRWDLVKPQLYVIGALIVASAIGLLRLAVGQATPLGTFTNLAWVVFDLAIFSIIIRAARYRGFTPAKEDA, translated from the coding sequence GTGAGCCGCTCGACGCATCGCGCGCCGACCACGGGACGGTCGCCGCTGCGCTTCGCGCTCATCCGCCTGCTCGCGGTGGTCACGGCGATCCTCGGGCTCAACTACATCGTCTGGCGCCTGCTGTTCTCGGTGAACCCCGAGGCGCTCTGGATCGCGATCCCGCTCGTGCTCGCGGAGACCTACAGCCTCATCGACTCGCTCCTCTTCGGGCTCACGATGTGGCGGGCGCGCGACCGACCGAAGCCCCCGGCACCGCAGCCGGGCCTCACGGTCGACGTGTTCATCGCGACCTACAACGAGCCGCTCGACCTCGTCATGGAGACCGCGCGCGCCGCCCAGCGCATCACCTACCCGCACAAGACGTGGGTGCTCGACGACGGCAACCGCACCGAGCTCCGCGACCTCGCCGAGGCGGAGGGCATCGGCTGGATCACCCGCTCGGCCGACTGGTCGGGCCGCGCCCGCCACGCCAAGGCCGGCAACCTCAACAACGCGCTGCTGACGACCGAGGGCGAGTTCATGCTCATCCTCGACGCCGACCAGGTGCCCGTGCCCGAGATCCTCGACAGGACGCTCGGCTACTTCGACGACCGGCGCATGGCGCTCGTGCAGACGCCGCAGGTGTTCGTGAACGTGCCGGACGAGGACGTGCTCGGCAGCCAGGCGCCGCTGTTCTACGGCCCCATCCAGCAGGGCAAGGACGGGTGGAACGCGGCGTTCTTCTGCGGCTCCAACGCGATCCTCCGCCGCGAGGCCCTCATGCTCCTCGGCGTCTCGCGCTACGTGACGGACATCGAGATCAGCGTCTTCCGCGCACTGCGCACGGCGGGCGACGTGCTCGACAAGGCGCGCGAGGAGCTCGAGCCCGACCAGCTGGAGCTGCGGAAGGCGCTCGACGACGTCGCCTACGACGTGCGCCGTGCCCGCGCCGAGCTGCGCCGCGGCCAGGCGCTGGCCGACGTGACCTACCGCTTCCAGAAGCGCGTCGACTCCATCGCGGCGCGCATGGTGCAGGACGACATGGCCGCGCTGAACGCCGACCTCGCCGAGATCGCCGCGCTCGCGGGCCGCCACTCCGCGGAGCGCGACGCGGTCTCGCTCGTCGACGAGAGCGCCATGACGCGCCTCGCGCAGCGCGACTGGTCGCCGCTCGGGGCGCTCGACGCCGTGCGCGCGATCGTGCGGGACATCGACGTGCACCGCGACGACGACGCGCAGTCGATCATGCCGCTGGCCACCATCTCGGTCACCGAGGACATGGCGACCTGCATGCGCCTGCACGGCCTCGGCTGGAAGAGCGCGTACCACGACGAGACGCTCGCCTACGGCCTGGCGCCCGAGGACCTGCCGACCATGCTCACGCAGCGGCTCCGCTGGGCGCAGGGCACGATCCAGGTGTTCTTCCGCGAGAACCCGCTGCTGCAGAAGGCGCTCTCGATCCCGCAGCGCCTCATGTACTTCGCCACCATGTGGAGCTACTTCTCCGGCTTCACGGCCGTCGTCTACGTGGCCGCGCCGATCATCTACCTCGTCTTCGGGGTGCTGCCGGTGCAGGCGCTGTCGACGGACTTCTTCAGCCGGCTCATCCCGTTCCTCGTCGTGAACCAGCTCCTCTTCGCGGTCGTCGGACGCGGCAAGCGCACCTGGCGCGGCCAGCAGTACTCGCTGGCGCTCTTCCCCGTCTGGATCTCCTCGGTCACCACGGCCGTCGCCAACGTGTTCTTCCGCAAGCCCCTCGACTTCGCCGTGACCCCGAAGGTCCGCGCGGAGAGCGGCAAGCCGCGGTGGGACCTCGTGAAGCCCCAGCTCTACGTGATCGGCGCGCTCATCGTGGCGTCGGCGATCGGCCTGCTGCGCCTCGCGGTCGGGCAGGCGACGCCGCTCGGCACGTTCACCAACCTCGCCTGGGTCGTCTTCGACCTGGCGATCTTCAGCATCATCATCCGTGCGGCCCGCTATCGGGGCTTCACGCCGGCCAAGGAGGACGCATGA
- a CDS encoding STAS domain-containing protein has protein sequence MIDIAVDEQGTNVSVVTPTGRLNMVSARQLTTVITEVIDGGRPFVVVDLGSTDFMDSSGLGALVSGLKRARQAGGDLRLARPNAQVKAVLELTNLNRVLTVHESPEGVFRDR, from the coding sequence ATGATCGACATCGCAGTGGACGAGCAGGGCACGAACGTGAGCGTCGTCACCCCGACGGGTCGGCTGAACATGGTGTCCGCCCGCCAGCTGACGACCGTCATCACCGAGGTCATCGACGGCGGACGGCCGTTCGTCGTCGTGGACCTCGGCAGCACGGACTTCATGGACTCCTCCGGCCTCGGCGCCCTCGTCTCGGGCCTCAAGCGCGCCCGGCAGGCGGGCGGCGACCTGCGCCTCGCGCGCCCGAACGCGCAGGTGAAGGCCGTCCTGGAGCTCACCAACCTCAACCGCGTCCTCACGGTGCACGAGTCGCCCGAGGGCGTGTTCCGTGACCGATGA
- a CDS encoding ATP-binding protein, whose translation MTDEGMTHHAPPVRANVTLPAVEESLSAVHAVIAAVWDQAFDVSDMERMLFETAVVEIAGNVVEHGVAVGERAGYPVTFTMTVICQHDRIVALFEDDGQPAVVDLTQVSMPDDLSESGRGLALAQAALDDLTYERTDGSNRWRLVRLRG comes from the coding sequence GTGACCGATGAGGGCATGACGCACCACGCGCCGCCGGTGCGGGCCAACGTCACGCTCCCGGCCGTGGAGGAGAGCCTCTCCGCCGTGCACGCGGTGATCGCGGCGGTGTGGGACCAGGCGTTCGACGTCAGCGACATGGAGCGGATGCTCTTCGAGACGGCCGTGGTGGAGATCGCGGGCAACGTGGTCGAGCACGGCGTCGCCGTGGGGGAGCGCGCGGGGTACCCCGTGACCTTCACCATGACCGTGATCTGCCAGCACGACCGCATCGTCGCGCTGTTCGAGGACGACGGCCAGCCCGCCGTCGTCGACCTCACCCAGGTGTCCATGCCCGACGACCTCAGCGAGAGCGGCCGCGGGCTGGCGCTCGCGCAGGCGGCCCTCGACGACCTCACCTACGAGCGCACCGACGGAAGCAACCGCTGGCGGCTGGTCAGGCTCCGCGGCTGA
- the opgC gene encoding OpgC domain-containing protein codes for MRARGGGRTRGRIGGWAAAMVALAIAVVPATAALAAPAAPSAPRAAAPAAPADEVDLTEAPAAPWFGGILDWTADDAQSYADRLGATPAVLGQSVRYPLGSDDVTYLDQFAQQAAQQGSLLFLTLEPTKPLADLTAADATALTGRLEALRERYDSRALVRFAPEMNGSWTPWGQQPTAYIAAFRQVADAVHASDAGAVTVWSPAYAAGYPFGSADGLTQGSATRSIAELDTDGNGRVDVDDDAYRPYYPGDDAVDWVGLSASHFGAEQDFTVGQPTEDYLGTEVIPQQEFGENVVPEEGKFSRELAGQYGYSDQAGAGRDFAAEWIEGTGKPAVIETGALYDPARTDGASEIDIKSAWWDQVLSADIRSAHPGIGMVVWRELQRTEAEAKGAVIDWRATGDTTVASALLTHLDPATATLGPVTQVFDQERANVATAQYRDPGSPEDEQMGWIVLCAVVLLLLFVISGLIGRLKPGWRYPDENSPRDRRLDLFRGWTIVAVVITHIEVASPYSYVTINAIGAITGAEMFVLLSGLVLGMVYPLAVKRFGEMKALISILRRAFKQYVVAIAVVVIVFALTFVPFLDTDVITTFTDRGTGADGKTTTGQVYDLYPNGARLLDYPPPWYAIRDLLLLRMGPWVFNIMGLFVVLTLLVPAIVWLLRRRMWWVVLIASWTAYVLNAQFDIRVLPSMFEDVFPLLTWQVAFLNGMVIGYYRKQITRALTGRVGRVLVTIGLVAYVGSLAVLWAGHTYGVQLPGVPDGLYSSLYESMYQRTFLQPGRLIDLALMLVVAYTFLTRVWKPVDRAFGWFYTPLGSASLYVFIVHVFFVLIVGSLPFLDRANPWQGAVVHTLVLAAIWFMVTRKVLFKVIPT; via the coding sequence ATGCGGGCACGCGGGGGCGGGCGCACGCGGGGACGGATCGGCGGCTGGGCCGCGGCCATGGTGGCGCTCGCGATCGCGGTGGTCCCGGCGACCGCGGCGCTCGCCGCCCCGGCCGCGCCGTCCGCACCCCGGGCCGCCGCTCCCGCGGCGCCCGCCGACGAGGTCGACCTCACCGAGGCGCCCGCCGCGCCCTGGTTCGGCGGCATCCTCGACTGGACCGCCGACGACGCGCAGAGCTACGCGGACCGCCTCGGGGCGACCCCCGCGGTGCTCGGGCAGTCGGTGCGCTACCCCCTCGGATCCGACGACGTCACCTACCTCGACCAGTTCGCGCAGCAGGCCGCGCAGCAGGGGTCGCTCCTCTTCCTCACGCTCGAGCCGACGAAGCCGCTGGCCGACCTGACCGCGGCCGACGCGACCGCGCTCACGGGCCGGCTCGAGGCGCTCCGCGAGCGCTACGACTCCCGCGCGCTCGTCCGGTTCGCGCCCGAGATGAACGGCTCGTGGACCCCCTGGGGCCAGCAGCCGACCGCGTACATCGCCGCGTTCCGCCAGGTCGCCGACGCCGTGCACGCGTCCGACGCGGGCGCCGTCACCGTGTGGTCACCCGCGTACGCGGCCGGCTACCCGTTCGGATCCGCCGACGGCCTCACCCAGGGATCCGCCACCCGCTCCATCGCGGAGCTCGACACCGACGGCAACGGCCGCGTCGACGTGGACGACGACGCGTACCGGCCGTACTACCCGGGCGACGACGCCGTCGACTGGGTGGGCCTGTCCGCGTCCCACTTCGGCGCGGAGCAGGACTTCACCGTCGGCCAGCCCACCGAGGACTACCTCGGCACCGAGGTGATCCCGCAGCAGGAGTTCGGCGAGAACGTCGTGCCCGAGGAGGGCAAGTTCTCCCGTGAGCTGGCGGGCCAGTACGGCTACTCCGACCAGGCCGGCGCGGGGCGCGACTTCGCCGCCGAGTGGATCGAGGGCACCGGCAAGCCGGCCGTGATCGAGACGGGCGCCCTCTACGACCCGGCCCGCACCGACGGCGCGAGCGAGATCGACATCAAGAGCGCGTGGTGGGACCAGGTGCTCTCGGCCGACATCCGGTCGGCCCACCCCGGCATCGGCATGGTCGTCTGGCGCGAGCTCCAGCGCACCGAGGCCGAGGCCAAGGGCGCCGTCATCGACTGGCGGGCCACGGGCGACACCACGGTCGCGTCCGCGCTCCTCACGCACCTGGATCCGGCGACCGCGACGCTCGGCCCCGTCACGCAGGTCTTCGACCAGGAGCGCGCCAACGTCGCCACCGCGCAGTACCGCGACCCGGGATCCCCCGAGGACGAGCAGATGGGGTGGATCGTGCTCTGCGCGGTCGTGCTCCTGCTCCTCTTCGTGATCTCCGGGCTCATCGGCCGCCTCAAGCCCGGCTGGCGCTACCCCGACGAGAACAGCCCCCGCGACCGCCGCCTCGACCTCTTCCGCGGCTGGACCATCGTCGCCGTGGTCATCACCCACATCGAGGTCGCGAGCCCGTACTCGTACGTGACCATCAACGCGATCGGCGCCATCACGGGCGCCGAGATGTTCGTGCTGCTGTCCGGCCTCGTGCTCGGCATGGTCTACCCGCTGGCGGTCAAGAGGTTCGGCGAGATGAAGGCCCTCATCTCCATCCTCCGGCGCGCGTTCAAGCAGTACGTCGTGGCGATCGCGGTGGTCGTCATCGTCTTCGCGCTCACGTTCGTGCCGTTCCTGGACACCGACGTGATCACCACGTTCACCGACCGCGGCACGGGCGCCGACGGCAAGACCACCACCGGGCAGGTCTACGACCTCTACCCGAACGGCGCGCGCCTGCTCGACTACCCGCCGCCCTGGTACGCGATCCGCGACCTGCTGCTGCTCCGCATGGGGCCGTGGGTGTTCAACATCATGGGCCTGTTCGTGGTGCTGACCCTCCTCGTCCCCGCGATCGTGTGGCTGCTCCGCCGCCGCATGTGGTGGGTCGTGCTCATCGCCAGCTGGACCGCGTACGTGCTCAACGCGCAGTTCGACATCCGCGTGCTGCCGTCGATGTTCGAGGACGTGTTCCCGCTGCTCACCTGGCAGGTCGCGTTCCTCAACGGCATGGTCATCGGCTACTACCGGAAGCAGATCACGCGCGCCCTCACCGGCCGGGTCGGCCGCGTGCTCGTGACGATCGGGCTGGTGGCGTACGTCGGCTCGCTCGCCGTGCTCTGGGCCGGGCACACCTACGGCGTGCAGCTGCCGGGCGTGCCCGACGGCCTCTACTCGTCGCTGTACGAGTCGATGTACCAGCGCACGTTCCTGCAGCCCGGACGCCTCATCGACCTCGCGCTGATGCTCGTGGTCGCGTACACGTTCCTCACCCGGGTGTGGAAGCCCGTGGACCGCGCGTTCGGCTGGTTCTACACGCCGCTCGGGTCCGCGAGCCTCTACGTCTTCATCGTCCACGTCTTCTTCGTGCTGA